The Dehalococcoidia bacterium genome segment ATGTCGCCCTCGGGCTCGTAGCCAGAGGCGCCCAGCAGGGCCAGCCCGTCCGTCATGCTCTCCTTCACGAGCGCGAAGACCAGCGGGGCGCCGCGCTCCTTCAGCTGGCGCTCGGCTTCGGCGAGGAGGCGGCTGCCGATGCCGCTCCGCCGGGCCTCCGGGGCTACGGCGACGTGCGAGACGAAGGCCCGCCAGCCGTCGTAGGCGACTACCGCGGCGCCGACGACCCTCCCGTCGTCCTCGGCCACCAGCAGGCTGGCGCTCCCGCCGCCGCAGAGCGCGGCCCACTCCGATTCCGTGGCGGCGGGCATGCCCGATTCCCGCCACAGGCGCTGCACGGCGTCGTGGTCGGCATGACGTCCGGGCCGGATCTCGACCATGTC includes the following:
- a CDS encoding GNAT family N-acetyltransferase, whose protein sequence is MVEIRPGRHADHDAVQRLWRESGMPAATESEWAALCGGGSASLLVAEDDGRVVGAAVVAYDGWRAFVSHVAVAPEARRSGIGSRLLAEAERQLKERGAPLVFALVKESMTDGLALLGASGYEPEGDIAFVKPLGGKRTWPRLVSER